From the genome of Halomonas sp. MCCC 1A13316, one region includes:
- a CDS encoding NAD-dependent epimerase/dehydratase family protein: MQDKEVATQGKPLVIITGASGGVGTALTHSLKQNYRIIALDRSKAEEADDSFEFDLTDVDSIKEAMGKIVERHGTDVAAVVHLAAYFDFTGEESPLYEKVNEQGTRNLLEALEGMNVERFVYSSTMLVHEPQVPGHRVTEDTPIGPTWPYPQSKARTEAVIREHASMPYTLLRLAGMYDEKTSVPTLSHQIARIYEHSFKSHFYSGNTNAGQACVHKEDMIDAFRRTIDRRRELPEHNEILIGEEHAVSYEALQNRLGELIHGKKKWKTVVMPKPLAKTGALLEEKSEPLVPDDFDKGEKPFIRPFMIDMADDHYELDIRRARKQLGWEPRHEVFDALEAMVDNLLADPHGWYEANGITPPDWVEEAEEKGQNPEQVFENYQAHAQREHFRFLWAHFFNVGLGAWLVASPATLGYGGGMAYSDMVSGLLLALFGALSLSLKLSWARWACAAIGLWVLFAPLVFWSESAAAYLNGTLVGALAIGFSALVRPAPGISPAAAMTGPTMPPGWNNNPSSWFQRMPIIALAFIGFFVARYLAAYQLGHIDAVWDPFFDGTRGGLNGTEDIITSAASEAWPVPDAGLGSIVYMLEILLGFIGAANRWRTMPWIVASFGVLIVPLGVVSVTFIIIQPILIGTWCTLCLLQAGAMLLQIAYAFNEFVATGEFLKRRRQAGAPVLKIFFTGDTDAGPNETTDEDFQRKPGVILGDALGTGVNLPWNLALCILIGAWLMFTRITFGAQGALANWDHLIGALIITLGVVAMAESARPVRWLLTPLAAMLFFTPFLHGADMLATVNSLICGAAVIALSLRRGPIRGEYGNWSRLLG, encoded by the coding sequence ATGCAGGACAAGGAAGTGGCAACCCAAGGGAAACCGCTGGTCATCATCACGGGGGCTTCGGGGGGCGTAGGAACGGCCCTGACCCATAGCCTCAAGCAGAACTATCGCATCATCGCCCTGGACAGGAGTAAGGCCGAAGAGGCCGACGACAGCTTCGAGTTCGACCTGACCGATGTCGATTCCATCAAGGAGGCAATGGGCAAGATCGTCGAGCGTCATGGCACGGACGTCGCCGCGGTCGTGCACCTCGCCGCCTACTTCGACTTTACCGGCGAGGAGTCTCCACTCTACGAGAAAGTCAACGAACAGGGCACTCGGAACCTGCTCGAGGCACTCGAGGGTATGAACGTCGAGCGTTTCGTTTATTCCAGTACCATGCTGGTCCACGAGCCCCAAGTGCCGGGGCACAGGGTCACGGAAGACACGCCTATCGGCCCCACCTGGCCCTACCCGCAATCGAAGGCCAGGACCGAGGCGGTGATTCGCGAACATGCCAGCATGCCCTACACGCTGCTGAGGCTGGCCGGCATGTACGACGAGAAGACCAGCGTACCTACTCTGTCGCACCAGATCGCACGTATCTACGAGCACTCCTTCAAGAGCCATTTCTATTCCGGCAACACCAATGCCGGCCAGGCCTGCGTGCACAAGGAAGACATGATCGACGCCTTCCGCCGCACCATCGACCGCCGCCGCGAGCTGCCCGAGCACAACGAAATTCTCATCGGTGAGGAGCACGCCGTCAGCTACGAGGCGCTGCAGAACCGACTGGGCGAGCTGATACACGGCAAGAAGAAGTGGAAAACCGTGGTCATGCCCAAGCCGCTGGCCAAAACCGGCGCTCTACTCGAGGAAAAGAGCGAGCCGTTGGTGCCGGACGATTTCGACAAGGGCGAGAAACCCTTCATTCGGCCCTTCATGATCGACATGGCCGACGACCATTACGAACTCGACATCCGCCGCGCCCGCAAGCAGCTCGGCTGGGAGCCGCGCCATGAGGTCTTCGATGCCCTCGAAGCCATGGTCGACAATCTGCTCGCCGATCCTCACGGCTGGTACGAAGCGAATGGCATCACCCCGCCCGACTGGGTCGAGGAGGCCGAGGAGAAGGGCCAGAATCCAGAACAGGTGTTCGAGAATTACCAGGCCCATGCCCAGCGCGAACACTTTCGCTTCTTGTGGGCGCACTTCTTCAATGTCGGCCTGGGGGCCTGGCTGGTCGCCTCCCCCGCCACGCTAGGCTATGGCGGCGGCATGGCCTACAGCGACATGGTTTCGGGCTTGCTGCTGGCGCTGTTCGGCGCCCTCTCGCTGTCATTGAAACTCAGCTGGGCACGCTGGGCCTGCGCGGCTATCGGCCTGTGGGTGCTGTTCGCTCCGCTGGTGTTCTGGAGCGAAAGTGCCGCGGCCTACCTCAACGGCACCCTCGTCGGCGCCCTGGCCATCGGCTTCTCGGCCCTTGTGCGACCCGCGCCGGGGATCTCCCCCGCGGCGGCGATGACCGGCCCCACCATGCCGCCCGGCTGGAACAACAACCCCTCGAGCTGGTTTCAGCGCATGCCGATCATTGCCCTGGCCTTCATCGGTTTCTTCGTCGCGCGCTACCTTGCGGCCTACCAGCTCGGCCATATCGACGCGGTGTGGGATCCGTTCTTCGACGGCACCCGTGGCGGACTCAACGGCACCGAGGACATCATCACCTCGGCGGCCTCGGAGGCCTGGCCGGTGCCGGACGCCGGCTTGGGCAGCATCGTCTACATGCTGGAGATTCTGCTCGGCTTCATCGGCGCGGCCAACCGCTGGCGCACCATGCCTTGGATCGTGGCCTCCTTCGGCGTATTGATCGTGCCGCTCGGCGTGGTCTCGGTGACCTTCATCATCATCCAGCCGATCCTGATCGGCACCTGGTGCACGCTGTGCCTGCTGCAGGCCGGCGCGATGCTGCTGCAGATCGCCTATGCCTTCAACGAATTCGTTGCCACCGGCGAATTCCTCAAGCGGCGTCGTCAGGCCGGTGCCCCGGTGCTCAAGATCTTCTTCACCGGCGACACCGACGCAGGACCCAACGAAACGACGGATGAAGACTTCCAGCGCAAGCCGGGTGTCATCCTCGGCGATGCGCTCGGCACCGGCGTGAACCTGCCCTGGAACCTGGCACTGTGCATCCTGATCGGTGCCTGGCTGATGTTCACACGCATTACCTTCGGCGCCCAAGGCGCTCTGGCCAACTGGGATCACCTGATCGGCGCGCTGATCATCACCTTGGGCGTGGTCGCTATGGCCGAGTCGGCGCGCCCGGTGCGCTGGCTGCTGACTCCATTGGCCGCCATGCTGTTCTTTACCCCTTTCCTGCATGGCGCGGACATGCTGGCCACCGTCAACAGCCTGATATGTGGGGCAGCGGTGATTGCGCTGAGCCTGCGTCGCGGGCCGATCCGCGGCGAATACGGCAATTGGAGCCGGCTGCTGGGCTGA
- a CDS encoding glutamine amidotransferase produces the protein MKSVVAIRHVTFEDLGIFEPILEEFGYRIRYLDPGQLGSDALEALDVASPELMVVLGAPIGANDDALYPFLGAELDVIRHRLDSGRPLLGICLGAQLIARAMGGRVFPMPEKEIGFSDVYLTREGQEGPLRHIGNPDVVLHWHGDMFETPPGATRLAYSHPCSHQAFAVGEQVLGLQFHLEVDPGSIEPWLIGHAAELAVAEIDPVELRDRAQRHGEGLKQRGQQVLREWLTNAEAAYGIE, from the coding sequence ATGAAGAGTGTCGTTGCCATTCGTCACGTTACCTTCGAGGATCTGGGTATCTTCGAGCCGATTCTCGAGGAGTTCGGCTATCGGATCCGCTATCTCGACCCGGGCCAGTTGGGCTCCGATGCCCTCGAGGCGTTGGATGTCGCCAGCCCCGAGCTGATGGTGGTTCTGGGGGCTCCCATCGGCGCCAACGACGATGCGCTGTATCCCTTCCTCGGCGCCGAGCTGGATGTCATTCGCCATCGACTCGATTCGGGGCGTCCGCTGCTCGGTATCTGCCTCGGCGCTCAGCTTATCGCCCGGGCGATGGGCGGTAGGGTGTTTCCAATGCCCGAGAAGGAGATCGGCTTTTCCGACGTCTACCTGACTCGTGAAGGGCAGGAGGGGCCGCTGCGGCATATCGGCAACCCCGACGTGGTGCTGCACTGGCATGGCGACATGTTCGAGACGCCTCCCGGCGCCACTCGCCTGGCTTATAGCCACCCCTGCTCCCATCAGGCCTTTGCCGTAGGCGAGCAGGTACTTGGCCTGCAGTTTCATCTCGAGGTGGACCCGGGCAGCATCGAGCCCTGGCTGATCGGCCACGCTGCCGAGCTGGCTGTGGCGGAAATCGATCCGGTCGAGCTGCGTGATAGGGCCCAGCGCCATGGCGAAGGCCTTAAGCAGCGAGGCCAGCAGGTGCTGCGCGAATGGCTGACCAATGCGGAAGCTGCGTACGGCATCGAATGA
- the yejK gene encoding nucleoid-associated protein YejK, producing MPIQHCIVHDIDKAGSEQSASLRPAATELAASSLNEDLLSRFHDAYHAKTKAWGHFLDENELEAGSTPAFTQALGAYLDGGSDFVAFTRGVAERLLPLVDAHLSVSGHLLCVDYQHGETHYLSLALLHQREGFGVTQSLQIVPAAQLNLARMSLGLRINLTQWRDGAASRHYLSWIHDRGGKKLSEDLATLLGATEGIDATGETRTLLKAFSDYVEKEDMAEAQSREKTEALIDYANEQASRGEPITLEELSELLDEQQPKAFYDHIRNADYGLSPEIPPDKRTLRQFRRFTGRAGGMSISFDSHLLGSSIEYDESQDRLIIKQVPKQLKEQLKQRKE from the coding sequence ATGCCGATACAGCACTGCATCGTTCACGATATCGACAAGGCCGGAAGCGAGCAGTCGGCCAGCCTGCGGCCGGCTGCCACGGAGCTGGCGGCTTCATCGCTCAACGAGGATCTACTCTCGCGCTTTCACGATGCCTACCATGCCAAGACCAAGGCGTGGGGACACTTTCTCGACGAGAACGAGCTCGAAGCCGGCTCGACGCCCGCCTTTACCCAGGCTCTGGGGGCCTACCTGGATGGCGGCAGCGATTTCGTCGCCTTTACCCGCGGCGTCGCCGAACGGCTCCTGCCCCTGGTCGATGCGCATCTATCGGTGTCGGGACACTTGCTGTGCGTGGACTATCAGCATGGCGAAACCCACTACTTGAGCCTGGCGCTATTGCATCAGCGAGAGGGTTTCGGCGTGACCCAGTCGCTGCAAATCGTGCCCGCTGCCCAGCTTAATCTGGCTCGCATGAGCCTGGGCCTGCGCATCAACCTTACCCAGTGGCGCGACGGCGCCGCCTCACGGCATTACCTGTCGTGGATCCACGACCGTGGCGGCAAGAAGCTCTCCGAAGACTTGGCGACCCTGCTGGGCGCCACCGAAGGCATCGATGCCACCGGCGAGACGCGTACCCTGCTCAAGGCCTTCAGCGATTACGTCGAAAAGGAGGACATGGCCGAGGCACAGAGCCGGGAAAAAACCGAAGCGCTGATCGACTATGCCAACGAGCAGGCCAGCCGTGGCGAGCCGATCACGCTTGAGGAACTCTCTGAACTGCTCGACGAACAGCAGCCCAAGGCCTTCTACGACCACATTCGCAACGCCGACTACGGTCTCTCACCGGAAATTCCCCCCGACAAGCGCACCTTGAGGCAGTTTCGTCGATTCACCGGCCGCGCCGGCGGCATGTCGATCAGCTTCGACTCCCACCTGCTCGGCTCCAGCATCGAATACGACGAGAGCCAGGACCGGCTGATCATCAAGCAGGTGCCCAAGCAGTTGAAGGAGCAGTTGAAGCAGCGCAAGGAGTAG
- a CDS encoding GGDEF domain-containing protein — MTAGKNEAGVGASLNWRDEFHDSALESLFRRTMQIQDSEQLRRALWIVAGIFLLFIVADHLLLGAGVEFLALAAIRIGVALCCLALARYIGHHPAHAHWPFPLNLVYLGASTGLLLTILLHPGSIGLHVSSIVVASLAIYLLVPNRLPWILTWSGYLAFGFVLVAALWKPLSPGMLASCILILGFANLMGWLTYSRLNRLQRKQFALLVDEREANRKLQQEIEERQLLEAQLRHMASTDPLTGIANRRHFFEQAEREFHRAQREGTPLAICMVDIDLFKTVNDHHGHAVGDLVLTTVASCCASVLRETDLIGRYGGEEFVIALPQADLETATFIAERLRHKVTSLRLPMLDESQRLSVTVGISQVEPDEAKLELALQRADDALYAGKSQGRNCVIVADEADPSIAARA, encoded by the coding sequence ATGACTGCTGGCAAGAACGAGGCTGGGGTGGGGGCTTCGCTCAATTGGCGTGACGAGTTTCACGACTCGGCGCTGGAAAGCCTTTTTCGCCGAACCATGCAGATCCAGGACTCGGAGCAGCTGCGCCGAGCGCTGTGGATCGTCGCCGGCATCTTCCTGCTCTTCATTGTGGCGGATCACCTGCTGCTCGGCGCTGGCGTCGAGTTTCTGGCCCTGGCTGCCATACGTATCGGCGTTGCGCTCTGCTGCCTGGCATTGGCGCGATACATTGGCCATCATCCAGCCCATGCGCATTGGCCATTCCCGCTCAACTTGGTTTACCTTGGCGCCAGTACCGGACTGCTCCTGACGATTCTGCTCCACCCGGGCAGTATCGGCCTGCACGTCTCGAGCATTGTGGTAGCCAGCCTGGCCATCTATCTTCTGGTTCCCAATCGCTTGCCATGGATATTGACCTGGAGCGGTTACCTGGCGTTCGGATTCGTTCTGGTTGCCGCTCTATGGAAGCCCCTCTCCCCCGGGATGCTGGCAAGTTGCATTCTGATACTCGGTTTCGCCAACCTGATGGGCTGGTTGACCTACAGCCGCCTGAACCGGCTGCAACGCAAGCAGTTCGCGCTGCTGGTGGATGAGCGTGAAGCCAACCGCAAGCTGCAACAGGAGATCGAGGAGCGTCAACTGCTGGAGGCCCAACTGCGTCACATGGCCAGCACCGATCCATTGACCGGTATTGCCAACCGGCGCCACTTCTTCGAGCAAGCGGAGCGCGAATTCCACCGCGCCCAGCGGGAAGGCACCCCTCTGGCCATCTGCATGGTCGACATCGATCTGTTCAAGACCGTCAACGATCACCACGGGCACGCCGTGGGTGACCTGGTGCTGACCACCGTCGCCTCCTGCTGTGCCTCGGTACTGCGTGAAACGGACCTCATCGGCCGCTATGGGGGCGAGGAGTTCGTCATCGCCCTGCCCCAGGCCGACCTCGAGACCGCAACATTCATCGCCGAGCGCCTGCGTCACAAGGTAACTTCGCTGCGCCTGCCAATGCTCGACGAGAGCCAGCGACTCTCGGTCACGGTAGGCATCAGCCAGGTCGAGCCCGACGAGGCGAAACTTGAATTGGCGCTGCAACGCGCCGACGACGCGCTCTATGCCGGCAAGTCCCAAGGCCGCAATTGCGTGATCGTAGCCGACGAGGCCGACCCTTCCATCGCTGCCCGAGCCTGA
- a CDS encoding ABC transporter permease translates to MNLQSVKTIYQAEMARSLRTVLQSIVSPVVSTSLYFVVFGAAIGSRISEVDGVSYGAFIVPGLIMLMLLTQSVSTSSFGIFFPRFSGTIYEILSAPISYFEVVLGFVGAAATKSMILGLIVLGTARLFVPFSIQHPLVMLLFLILTALTFSLLGFIIGIWADGFEKLQLVPLLIVTPLTFLGGTFYSIEMLPPFWQTVTLLNPVVYLISGFRWSFYGTGDVSIWASLAIITLFLGIALAVISWIFRTGYRLKP, encoded by the coding sequence ATGAACCTGCAGTCGGTCAAGACCATCTATCAGGCCGAGATGGCCCGCAGCCTGCGTACCGTGTTGCAGAGCATCGTCTCACCGGTGGTGTCGACCTCGCTCTACTTCGTGGTGTTCGGCGCCGCCATCGGCTCGCGCATCAGCGAAGTCGACGGGGTGAGCTACGGCGCCTTCATCGTGCCCGGGCTGATCATGCTGATGCTGCTGACCCAGAGTGTCTCGACCTCCTCGTTCGGTATTTTCTTTCCGCGCTTCTCGGGCACTATCTACGAGATCCTCTCGGCGCCGATCTCCTATTTTGAGGTCGTGCTCGGCTTCGTTGGTGCGGCGGCCACCAAGTCAATGATCCTGGGCCTGATCGTGCTCGGTACGGCACGTCTGTTCGTGCCCTTCTCAATACAGCACCCGCTGGTAATGTTGCTGTTCCTGATACTGACCGCGCTGACCTTCAGCCTGCTCGGCTTCATCATCGGCATCTGGGCCGACGGCTTCGAGAAACTCCAACTGGTGCCGCTGCTGATCGTCACGCCACTGACCTTTCTCGGTGGTACCTTCTATTCCATCGAAATGCTGCCGCCCTTCTGGCAGACCGTGACCCTACTCAACCCGGTGGTCTACCTGATCAGTGGCTTCCGCTGGAGCTTCTACGGCACCGGCGACGTCAGCATCTGGGCCAGCCTCGCCATCATCACGCTGTTCCTCGGTATAGCACTGGCGGTTATCAGTTGGATCTTCCGCACCGGCTATCGTCTCAAGCCCTGA
- a CDS encoding ABC transporter ATP-binding protein, translating to MPEQGSNAGGNAEAGTPMIQVEKLSKTYGDGYQALKEVDLTIRRGEIFALLGPNGAGKTTLISVICGLVNASGGSVKVGGFDNVAQYREARERIGLVPQELTNEAFTTVWDTVSFSRGLFGKPKDPAHIENVLRALTLWDKRDNRLLELSGGMKRRVLIAKALSHKPQILFLDEPTAGVDVELRREMWEVVRGLRDQGVTIILTTHYIEEAEEMADRIGVIRRGELVLVEEKTALMQQLGGKELTLHLASPLEAVPAALAGHDLVLAEEGHALVYTYDVTRLDEGTGIAGLLADLEATGIRVKDLHTRQSSLEEIFVNLVRESA from the coding sequence ATGCCGGAACAGGGCAGCAACGCTGGCGGTAACGCCGAAGCCGGCACGCCGATGATTCAGGTCGAAAAGCTCTCCAAGACTTATGGCGACGGGTACCAGGCGCTCAAAGAGGTCGACCTGACGATCCGCCGCGGCGAAATATTTGCCCTGCTCGGCCCCAACGGGGCCGGCAAGACCACGCTGATCAGCGTGATCTGCGGGCTGGTCAATGCCAGCGGCGGCAGCGTCAAGGTGGGTGGCTTCGACAATGTGGCCCAGTATCGCGAGGCTCGGGAGCGTATCGGCCTGGTGCCCCAGGAGTTGACCAACGAGGCGTTCACCACGGTGTGGGATACGGTCAGTTTCAGCCGCGGTTTGTTCGGCAAGCCCAAGGATCCGGCACACATCGAGAACGTATTGCGCGCCCTGACCCTGTGGGACAAGCGTGACAACCGACTGCTGGAGCTCTCGGGCGGCATGAAGCGGCGTGTGCTGATTGCCAAGGCGCTGTCGCACAAGCCGCAGATTCTGTTTCTCGACGAGCCCACCGCCGGCGTCGACGTGGAACTCAGACGCGAGATGTGGGAGGTGGTACGCGGCCTGCGCGATCAGGGCGTGACCATCATTCTCACCACTCACTACATCGAGGAAGCCGAGGAAATGGCCGACCGCATCGGCGTGATTCGCCGTGGTGAACTGGTACTGGTGGAAGAGAAGACCGCACTGATGCAGCAGCTGGGGGGCAAGGAACTGACGCTGCATCTCGCCTCCCCGCTGGAAGCCGTACCCGCCGCCCTGGCCGGCCACGACCTGGTGCTGGCCGAAGAGGGCCATGCGCTGGTCTATACCTATGATGTCACCCGCCTGGACGAGGGCACCGGCATCGCCGGGCTGCTGGCCGACCTCGAGGCCACCGGCATACGCGTCAAGGACTTGCACACTCGGCAGAGCTCGCTGGAGGAAATCTTCGTCAACCTGGTCAGGGAGAGCGCATGA
- a CDS encoding Nramp family divalent metal transporter, whose product MQQEQNAHFRDRVPDPPKGKGRIKWYGPGLLWMLSAVGTGSILFTPRVASAYEYQLLWILLLVVLFMWVMIREMARYSIVTGRTMLEGMHTLKGPKNWAVWVIFVPQLLAAAIGIAGLAAVVGSALGEFLPGANTLYAMAMVVASTLFTATGRYSLIETFSRVMALALMVMAIVTAVIVFPGLAPIAQGLAPTWPDDPDLYVILPWVGTILAGSMGIVWFGYWTATRGFGGGLQSREPNDEMPEDSRKEMSRTAPKPQETRIDHLQQWIRTMTMTAVLGVVGGLVVIFSFLVLGAELLAPEGIMPEGPKVAVDLTNIFSDVWGEVGRYVLLAAIVIALGGSILANQDGWGRSFADMTLIVTRRHRESGSSSLLLKSLNALDRRLPWPMFERRWLKRLYIVSVTGFVPLLILLVFSDPVQVMSVSGIIAAAHTPFIALAALYVNRTRLPSQLRPGGLATLTMTAAGLFYFGFAVLYLLNMVGIIGN is encoded by the coding sequence GGAAAAGGCCGCATCAAATGGTATGGCCCCGGCTTGCTGTGGATGCTCTCCGCCGTCGGCACCGGTTCGATCCTCTTCACCCCTCGGGTGGCATCAGCCTACGAGTATCAATTGCTGTGGATACTGCTGCTCGTGGTGCTGTTCATGTGGGTCATGATTCGTGAGATGGCTCGCTATTCCATCGTCACCGGCCGGACCATGCTCGAGGGTATGCACACCCTTAAGGGGCCAAAAAACTGGGCCGTATGGGTAATCTTCGTGCCGCAGCTGCTGGCGGCGGCGATCGGCATTGCCGGACTCGCCGCCGTCGTCGGCAGTGCGCTTGGCGAGTTCCTGCCCGGCGCCAACACGTTGTATGCCATGGCCATGGTAGTGGCCTCCACGCTGTTCACCGCCACCGGACGCTACTCGCTGATCGAAACCTTCAGCCGCGTGATGGCCCTGGCGCTGATGGTCATGGCTATCGTCACGGCGGTGATCGTCTTTCCCGGCCTGGCGCCGATCGCCCAAGGTCTAGCCCCCACTTGGCCGGACGACCCCGACCTCTACGTGATTCTGCCTTGGGTGGGTACCATTCTCGCCGGCTCCATGGGCATCGTCTGGTTCGGCTACTGGACCGCCACCCGCGGTTTCGGCGGAGGCCTGCAGAGCCGTGAGCCCAACGACGAAATGCCCGAGGATTCGCGCAAGGAGATGAGCAGGACCGCCCCCAAGCCCCAGGAAACCCGCATTGACCATCTACAGCAGTGGATCCGCACCATGACCATGACGGCGGTACTCGGCGTAGTTGGTGGCCTGGTGGTGATCTTCTCCTTCCTCGTGCTCGGCGCCGAACTGCTGGCACCGGAGGGCATCATGCCCGAGGGGCCGAAGGTCGCAGTGGATCTGACCAACATTTTCTCGGACGTGTGGGGCGAGGTCGGCCGCTATGTGCTGTTGGCCGCGATCGTCATTGCCTTGGGCGGCAGCATTCTGGCCAACCAGGACGGCTGGGGGCGTAGCTTTGCCGACATGACCCTGATCGTGACCCGCCGTCACCGCGAGTCCGGCAGTTCGAGCCTGCTGCTCAAGAGTCTGAACGCCCTGGATCGCCGGCTGCCCTGGCCCATGTTCGAGCGTCGCTGGCTCAAGCGGCTCTATATCGTCAGCGTAACCGGCTTCGTGCCGCTACTCATCCTGCTGGTCTTCAGCGATCCGGTGCAGGTGATGTCCGTTTCAGGCATTATTGCGGCAGCCCATACGCCTTTCATCGCCTTAGCAGCGCTCTACGTCAACCGCACACGCCTGCCATCGCAGCTTCGGCCGGGGGGGTTGGCCACCCTAACGATGACCGCTGCCGGCTTGTTCTACTTCGGCTTTGCGGTGCTCTATCTATTGAATATGGTTGGCATCATAGGCAACTAA